The genomic interval TTTAGCAGGACCAAATCATTTGGTTCATCAGATGGATGTTAATTGAACTCTATGACGTTTCTGCAATTTAAGAATCTTAGAAGTAGAAGTTTACTTACAATGGTGATGAAGTCATCGTCCGGACTTTTTCTCACGTATTTAATTGCAACCTGcacatatatacaaaacatttatattgttattgtaaaacatgaaaaaagaacaaatcatAATTTGTACACAGTCGCgatcagaaataaacagaaactttCACATTGGGGAATAAGGTATCGGACTCGCTTAGCCTTGTACTCAAATTTTACCAACATTTTGCTACAAGTCTGACTTTGCAGACGACTGGCAACAACTAATACAATTTGTTCATGTTGACTGGACACACAAATGGATTAAGCAATTGATGAAGATTAAACAATCAAATGAATTGCAGTGGTTTCAATTACATTGTTCAGTTAGTAAGCTGTTTcctaaaaaatatgatttttcatTCTGCTCTTTTTCTTTGCCCCAGACAATCAGGCAAGTGCTATTATTTAACCCTGTGATTGTACCACAGGGACATAGATAATATTTAATGCTTTCTGATTCCTGCATTCTGATGCTTAGTGTAAATTAACTGTAGATGTCGTGTGCAGTTAAATGACCTGCTTGCCATCCGCATTACGATATCCTGCACAGACTGTCCCGTAGCCTCCTTCACCCAACATATCTCCAGGAGTGTACAGTGACTCAAACACCTctgttaaacacacagacaataattCAAATCAAGCTGAAATAAGAAAATCCACAGTAACTTTTTACTGAGTTATACGTTCACTAGGAACACATTACAGCTACATTTCTGGAAATGCTAGATTTTAACATACCCCATGGTGTAATTTGGCTCTCCAGAAGAGGATGCTGGtcctagacaaaaaaaaatagcattgtACATAATAAATTCAAGTGTGATAAATATGATTAGTATAAAATAGTATCATATTGGATGTGCCTAATATTTGACTGCATGCAATGCAAGCACTTGATTACTAACAGATGACATCAGATgacagaaattaattaaatataaacagccTTCACTTTATTATAGATACTGCAAAAAGGTCTACAAGTATTCAATTAACGAGTTCTACATATTTGTTAGTATTACTTTGAGCTTATTATTTGTATAACCACAAATTTCTTTGTGTTAATGGGTTTTAATTTTTACTCAGATTATTTACTTGAAAACTATTTCATAATAGATAAAcactgaattttttatttttaatctctaTGTAATTGTATTTGTGTAATCTAATATAATTAATGCACAGCAATCTCTGTTACAGAGCAGTACAAGTCATGTGATCTGGACTATTATAGCATGTTTTCACTCAGATATTTTCAGGTCTATTTTCTTCTCACTGTCTCACCTTGACTTCCTTCTGaagttcctcaaaccattcgtGGCTGAGGATTTCCTCGAACGTGGGACGAACGTAAGGATGTCGGTGTAGACACCACAAGATCAGATCACGGCAACCTGTGTGTAGTGATGAGAGAGATCTTTAGTTAGAAATTGTAGATGAaagatttttattctgaaaatcAGTcgatatgattcatttattgtgTAACGCAGGTTTACCAGCGTTACTATACACGTCTAAACTTGATGGGTTTTGACTTTCTCACCTTGAGACAAGCCGGGAGCGATTCGCATGTTCCGATCAATGATGTCATCCTCACAACCGAAGGGCAGGTGTCCACACACCATGTCAAACAGAACAACTCCCAGGCTCCAGATGGTAGCAGGAACACCCAAATATAGTCCCTCACATAACCACTCAGGTGGGCAGTACGCCCAAGTTCCTGAGTAAAAAAGAGAGTAAGCAACCGTCAGCAACGTGACAAAAATGGTTCTCCATTGCATTTCTATCCAATACCTGTTACATGCTTACCTGCATAACATTTGTAGGGGGTGTCCTGCAGCAAATACCCACAGCCAAAGTCTATCAGCTTTAGCTCCAGCGTTTCTGTGTTTATGAGAATATTCTCTGCCTTGATGTCACGGTGCAGGACACCATGGTCATTGCAATGGCGAGCAGCCTGAACCAACTGACGCATGATTTGTTTCGCCAGAGGTTCTGACAGTCGACCTTTGTGATCATTCTGGAAATCATGGAGGTCTTTGCAGGGGCTGGGTCGCTCCAAGACCAAGATGTAGCTGTCTGACATGTCGAACCACTCGTACAGCTCCAACACGTTCTCACACCGTGATGGCTTGGACACCATTTTCATCAGTGCAACCTCTCGAGGAAGGCTGTGTGTCTCTCCAGGCTGAAATATGAACAGATACACTTAGCATGAGTGTACCGTGATTATCCCTAAATTATAGCaaacagaaatatacagaagAAAGGCTTGGATTATAACTGTCTCAGGTATCTACTGTATTATGGATAATTCATTATTATGTTACcagaaacaatttaatttaCACATAATTCTATACATAATTCTGTGCAATATCTAAGAAAGAAATTAAGTTACTTACAATGGTGATGAAAACGTCATTCATCGTCTTGCCCACATGTTTAATGGCAACCTGttcacatatacaatatataattacatttgtataaaaaccttaaaaagacATATACAGTCCACAAGTTGTGATGCATTGTGTTGATTAGTGTAAATTGGCTGTAGACGTGCAGTCCTGTTACCTGTTTACCGTCTGCCTTACGGACTCCTGCACGGACACTCCCGTAGCCTCCTTCACCCAGCAGCTCTCCAGTAGAGTACTGGGACTTAAACACCGCtgttaaacaaatacacaagcaTTCAGTAACAAATAAGAAGTGTGTTGTCATGTCAATGTCCCAGAGTACAGTAAGGTACCTTATAGATGAGTacctgcaaaaaaaacattttatccaCCCACAGGTCTTAACAAGAGAACTCTCAAATAACAAATTTACAACTTTCACATTTAAGCTTGCAAACATTGCATAATTACTGTCTCTTAACCTTTCAGAGGTTTTGAAAAATCAATCTGAATCTTTTCAGCTCTGATCTCTTCTGTCTTTTACCCAAAAACTAATGTAGGTTTTATGTAAACATGACCATATTAGATTCAAACTTTTTAATAAACCATTACATggtgcaaatatataaaacgaTTAGACTATTTTAACCTATTAAAGATCTGACAGTAGATGAACATACCCCATTGTGTATCATGGCGTTCCTCACGTGGATGCTGGAGATTGAacaccacactatacattaGGCTACCTTCTGGGGTCATCAGCATAAACACTTTATCTGCGTACAGTTGACGAAGATTTAGCAGCCACTCTGGTTCTTTTCCCTTCCCTTGGTGTAGTGTCTCTGAAAGCTAAAAGGCAATCAGGGGAAGTAAACTGGCTAAATATTTTGCATATAATAACTTGGAACTACTTCACAAATATTGATAATTATATTTACTGCAATGGTCAGTTTCATCGTGGTCTTTGAGATTTCTTGTGGAAAGGAAGCAATTGCTGTAGCGATGGTCTTGCAGTACTCAAAGGCTTGGTCGAAAAGGCCAAACTCATATAGCCTGATGGCGTGATAGGACTTGAAGCTCtacgatagacagacagagttaTTCTTTCTTTGTAAAAAGGTTCATGCTTAaatttgtacagtataaaaagaatataacaaaattgtaagaaatattaagaaataaatagagaaaGTCCAACCTGGAAGTTTGGCTGGGCGAACCCCGTGGTCAGCCAACATACGTATTCGTATACCTCAGTTTTTTCAATTGCTTCCCTCAtggctgattggctgattggctgTCTGCACAACGACAAAGGTTTTTCAGTAGCAAGTCAAAAATTAATcatacacacgctctcacacaagcacacacccaATACCTGTCACAGCCGATGAGCTCGAAGCTGGATCCCTCTAAAATCTGCAGCTCCTCCATTGCAACCATGTAACACAGCTGTGCAGCATGGGTCAGTCCTTTGGAGTCTGCAGATGAAAGACCAAACATACATGTAAGGATTTGGGTTCATGGAACAGTCCAGAGATCATGAAATAATTACAACATGTGAagttaataaaatgttgttACTGTCGTCCATACCAAGGTCTTGTCCCATTTGAATCACATCATCCAGTATCTGGTCTTTTGGGTTGTCGGAGCATAAAAGTTTTGCCAGCGGAAGACACCAGCTATCTTCATTGTTAACCCCTAGCTGAAACAGGAATTGGCACATTAGTGAGcaaaatataaagcaaaaacaattacagtataaaaaaactGACAGATAGTGATGTTGATGCATTAATAAACAAAGGTATAACTAATATAGTTACAAGACTTAAAAAAGAAGATTAAAACAATGATACCCGTTTCCTCAGAAGTCTGTAGTTCTTAAACAGGAGCACAGCGACTTCAGCCAGCAGTGTGTTCTGTAGAAGAAACATCTTTAAGTTCCATACCTACTCTAGGTACagtataattattcattcatctgctTACAATTCAGACCAATTTTGAGTTTTTGCAGATAAAATCTCTTGCTGCTTTTGTCATGAATAATTTTGATTAAAAAGTCAAGACACaagcaaataaaacacttaCTCCATTTTGGTTGCAACGCAGCTCCATAAGCTTCCAGAAGAAATAAGCTTCCTTTTGGTTGGGTTCCTCCACATGCTGTAGGCACTCCTGGGATTTTCTCTGGATAAAACTCATCACGTCCTTTTTCTGGGTCTTACTGCTGTAATAGATGGATATGGATTACTGTACATAGACTTTGACCAACTTAtgacatgtgtgtatgtgtctgtgtgtgtgtgtgtgtgtgtgtgtgtgtgtgtgtgtgtgtgtaaaatctgaaaggagaaaaaaaggacTCACCTCATCAGAGGGCCAGGAAAAGAGATGTTTACCCCTTCAGGCAGGTAGTTGCCTCTATCCTCTGGTGACAAACGCTCCAGAGAAGTTCTTCTCATTTTTGATGTAAACTGtggaataaatatatttgtttgttgatttatttgctgtttttatatggttaatgttgtgtttaaattattttgttcaGCCTCGTAGACGATATTCACTTGTGATTTGCATAAATCTGAgactttttcagcttttttcccttctcctcTGCACATGATGTACACCAGTGtccataataaatacatatgagGCGGAACCAAAAAGCGAAACGAGCCGGATTGTCGTTGTGGATTTTACTCAAGATTAAATCGTCATTTAGGATGAGAAAACATTTAGGACTAATGTAATATCGttgtatttctatttttctactCATTTTCCTGAAGGTTTTACACTTTAGGATGAAGAAACAGGACAAATCAGTGTAGACATGTCGCAGTTACACACTATTTCCAGATACAgaatatactgaatatactTATAGACTTCTTACCTTAGCGGACGGAGTTTCCAGCTCTTTTACAACTTACCGATAACTTGATCGGTTTCTCTGCTCAAGTCGCAAAACGTCAAAAGATCGCTTTGAAATGTAGAGTTGATGCTCAGAGAACTTCTTCTTCTACCAGATGTTCAAATAATAACATCAGCGTTACTATAGATTCCACAGTAGAGCCAAAACGTCTCTCACTGACGTCACTGACGTCACGTTTTAAAAGTAAACATCCCAGTGAACTGAGCGTAACCCAGACCGTATTAATGCGCACACGCGCTTGTATTC from Tachysurus vachellii isolate PV-2020 chromosome 1, HZAU_Pvac_v1, whole genome shotgun sequence carries:
- the LOC132856228 gene encoding serine/threonine-protein kinase pim-1-like, which translates into the protein MLMTPEGSLMYSVVFNLQHPREERHDTQWAVFKSQYSTGELLGEGGYGSVRAGVRKADGKQVAIKHVGKTMNDVFITIPGETHSLPREVALMKMVSKPSRCENVLELYEWFDMSDSYILVLERPSPCKDLHDFQNDHKGRLSEPLAKQIMRQLVQAARHCNDHGVLHRDIKAENILINTETLELKLIDFGCGYLLQDTPYKCYAGTWAYCPPEWLCEGLYLGVPATIWSLGVVLFDMVCGHLPFGCEDDIIDRNMRIAPGLSQGCRDLILWCLHRHPYVRPTFEEILSHEWFEELQKEVKDQHPLLESQITPWEVFESLYTPGDMLGEGGYGTVCAGYRNADGKQVAIKYVRKSPDDDFITIFGETRSLDWFEMSNCYISVLERPRPCMDVQK
- the LOC132855017 gene encoding protein transport protein Sec16B-like, whose translation is MRRTSLERLSPEDRGNYLPEGVNISFPGPLMSSKTQKKDVMSFIQRKSQECLQHVEEPNQKEAYFFWKLMELRCNQNGNTLLAEVAVLLFKNYRLLRKRLGVNNEDSWCLPLAKLLCSDNPKDQILDDVIQMGQDLDSKGLTHAAQLCYMVAMEELQILEGSSFELIGCDRQPISQSAMREAIEKTEVYEYVCWLTTGFAQPNFQSFKSYHAIRLYEFGLFDQAFEYCKTIATAIASFPQEISKTTMKLTIARHYTKGREKNQSGC